A genomic stretch from Eubacterium sulci ATCC 35585 includes:
- a CDS encoding ACGS family amino acid carrier protein, whose translation MIDRIDALNTFVNNIVWGVPAIICVLGVGIFLSFRTQLIQFRKLGYALKIALGKLFTKSESAEGATTPFQSLTTALAATVGTGNIAGVAGAIAIGGPGAVFWMWIAAILGMCTKFAEVTLAVNFRERNAHGDWVGGPMYYIKNGLSKKWLWLSYAYACLGVLTVFGTGNATQVNTITTAIDTALLNFNVVSIGSIKTVNLIIGIIITILILIILLGGIKRIGAVTEKLVPFMAGIYIILGLGVVLINIKTIPHVFQMIFEGAFSPSAATGGVVGSMFLCMKKGVSRGIFSNEAGLGTGSISHASADTDEPVRQGLYGVFEVFIDTIVICTLTALVILCGVESINFGQNAGADLTIAGFINTYGGWVSIFTAVALVCFAFSTVLGWGLYGSRCIEYLFGSHVLKPFTVVYALVAILGATLDLGLIWGVADTFNGLMLIPNLIGVFLLSGTFVKLVKDYFNRYPKYDKDKM comes from the coding sequence ATGATTGACAGAATTGATGCACTTAATACTTTCGTCAATAACATTGTCTGGGGTGTTCCAGCTATTATTTGTGTACTAGGCGTAGGTATATTCCTTTCTTTCAGAACACAGCTTATTCAGTTTAGAAAACTAGGATATGCGCTCAAGATTGCCCTTGGAAAGTTATTTACAAAATCAGAATCCGCAGAAGGCGCAACAACTCCATTCCAGTCTCTAACCACTGCTCTTGCAGCTACTGTAGGAACAGGTAATATCGCCGGTGTTGCTGGTGCTATTGCAATCGGTGGACCTGGTGCAGTATTTTGGATGTGGATTGCAGCTATTTTAGGAATGTGTACTAAATTTGCCGAAGTAACTTTGGCAGTTAACTTCAGAGAAAGAAATGCGCATGGCGACTGGGTTGGTGGACCAATGTATTATATTAAGAATGGTCTATCAAAGAAATGGCTCTGGCTAAGCTATGCATATGCCTGTCTAGGTGTTCTAACTGTATTTGGTACAGGTAATGCTACACAGGTTAATACAATAACTACAGCAATTGACACAGCACTTCTAAACTTCAATGTTGTCTCAATAGGATCAATTAAGACTGTTAATCTAATTATAGGAATTATAATTACAATTCTTATTTTGATAATCTTACTTGGTGGTATCAAGAGAATTGGTGCGGTAACAGAGAAACTAGTTCCTTTTATGGCAGGTATCTATATTATACTAGGATTAGGCGTTGTTCTTATCAACATTAAGACTATTCCACACGTATTCCAGATGATATTTGAAGGAGCTTTCAGCCCATCAGCTGCAACAGGTGGTGTAGTAGGATCAATGTTCCTCTGCATGAAGAAGGGTGTTTCAAGAGGTATATTCTCAAATGAAGCTGGTCTTGGTACAGGGTCAATTTCACACGCATCAGCTGATACTGATGAACCTGTAAGACAGGGTCTATATGGTGTTTTCGAAGTATTCATTGACACTATTGTTATCTGCACACTTACTGCTCTTGTTATTCTTTGTGGAGTTGAGAGTATTAACTTTGGACAGAACGCAGGTGCTGATCTAACAATCGCTGGATTTATTAACACATACGGTGGTTGGGTATCAATTTTCACAGCAGTAGCTCTTGTATGCTTTGCATTCTCAACTGTACTTGGCTGGGGACTATATGGTTCAAGATGTATAGAATATCTATTTGGAAGCCATGTTCTAAAGCCTTTCACAGTAGTGTATGCGCTAGTAGCTATTCTAGGTGCGACACTTGATTTAGGTCTAATATGGGGCGTTGCTGATACATTCAACGGACTCATGCTAATTCCTAACTTGATTGGTGTATTCCTACTAAGCGGTACATTTGTAAAGCTCGTAAAGGATTATTTCAACAGATACCCTAAATACGACAAGGATAAGATGTAG